One stretch of Sander lucioperca isolate FBNREF2018 chromosome 13, SLUC_FBN_1.2, whole genome shotgun sequence DNA includes these proteins:
- the pof1b gene encoding protein POF1B, with translation MSVHTTQKRTTTYRTVNVASPEPVTSTVISSGSASPMPYAMNGNYETMRYLVPVQQAVQQQQQSYIPVQQQSYIPVQQQQAYYVIQQPNVVMQQPIMQQMVSPVYLQSMSHLSVSSQDSADLMYQQQSTMESISGKSSVFSQSSSPIKSPEPSAEEEARAHTHTHTHTHTHTHTHEEKEEEEEEEEEEEEQVEVEEVEIVNVIQQKPLSIEKISRTEVKTELREIPQPTKLDTRYFGELLADVYRKNCDIHSCISEHVSKIRGQNHQLDPSNDYKVNREEVEALLPKGASELTKQQIRYLLQTRLTADKSMRLLLSTFSSLREELLHMSEDLRRLESDKESLERDLSFKADQARQYDCLLEAVRENNRQLQASLKESSSTQRSLESQLLSTRNSDSSRDFRIKEMEGRMRALEKENEILRQKLAGQGSSTSLHIKTEELSRQYKDQLSSLRQEKDQEIERLRNQITTIRTEITTEKSSSDKSLQLKISELLATLQQRQTTITRQEEEIRKLMQERNDGSKNQVTKTIITKRYRNQYPLLGLLSDDYNVTSPVKEAKTIVIEKTGEMYKQEIITTP, from the exons ATGTCTGTCCACACGACCCAGAAAAGGACGACGACCTACCGGACCGTGAACGTAGCCTCTCCGGAGCCGGTGACCAGCACGGTGATCTCCTCCGGGTCGGCGTCCCCGATGCCGTACGCGATGAACGGCAACTATGAGACGATGCGGTACCTGGTCCCGGTGCAGCAGGccgtgcagcagcagcagcagtcctaCATCCCAGTGCAGCAGCAGTCCTACATCccggtgcagcagcagcaggcctaCTACGTGATCCAGCAGCCTAACGTCGTGATGCAGCAGCCCATCATGCAGCAGATGGTGTCCCCGGTGTACCTGCAGAGCATGTCACACCTGAGCGTCAGCAGCCAGGACTCCGCCGACCTGATGTACCAGCAGCAGAGCACCATGGAG AGCATCAGCGGGAAGTCTTCAGTGTTCAGCCAGTCATCCAGTCCTATCAAGAGCCCTGAGCCAAGTGCTGAGGAGGAGgcaagggcacacacacacacacacacacacacacacacacacacacacacacac gaggagaaggaggaggaggaggaggaggaggaggaggaggaagaacaggTGGAGGTGGAAGAGGTGGAGATTGTCAATGTCATACAGCAGAAGCCGCTGAGTATAGAGAAGATCTCCAGGACGGAGGTGAAGACCGAGCTGAGGGAAATTCCCCAGCCGACCAAGTTGGACACACGTTACTTTGGCGAGCTGCTGGCCGATGTCTACAGGAAGAACTGTGACATCCACTCCTGCATCTCCGAGCATGTGTCCAAGATCCGTGGACA GAATCACCAGCTGGATCCCAGCAATGACTACAAG gtgaATAGAGAGGAGGTGGAGGCTTTGCTTCCCAAAGGAGCCAGTGAACTGACTAAACAACAAATCCGCTACCTGCTGCAG aCTCGTCTCACTGCAGATAAGAGCATGCGCTTACTGCTGTCCACCTTCAGCAGTCTGAGAGAGGAGCTCCTCCACATGTCTGAGGACCTGCGG CGTCTGGAGAGTGACAAGGAGTCTTTGGAGAGAGATCTGAGTTTCAAAGCAGACCAGGCTCGGCAGTATGACTGCCTTCTGGAGGCCGTCCGAGAAAACAACAGACAGCTCCAG GCGTCTTTGAAGGAAAGCAGCAGCACCCAGCGTTCCCTGGAGAGCCAGCTACTGAGCACCCGAAACAGCGACTCGAGCCGCGACTTCAGGATCAAAGAGATGGAGGGGAGGATGAGAGCGCTGGAGAAGGAGAATGAGATACTCCGACAGAAG CTGGCAGGCCAGGGCAGCAGCACCAGCCTGCATATCAAGACAGAGGAGTTGTCACGTCAGTACAAAGATCAGCTCAGCTCTTTGAGACAAGAAAAAGACCAGGAGATAGAGAGGCTGCGG AACCAGATAACAACGATCAGGACAGAGATCACCACCGAGAAGTCGTCCTCAGACAAGAGTCTTCAGCTGAAAATCTCAGAGCTGCTCGCCACTTTGCAGCAGCGGCAGACCACCATCACCCGACAGGAGGAG GAGATCAGGAAGCTGATGCAGGAGAGGAACGACGGCTCCAAGAACCAAGTCACCAAGACCATTATCACAAAGAG gtacaGGAACCAGTACCCTCTCCTTGGTCTGTTGAGCGACGACTACAACGTCACCTCGCCCGTCAAAGAAGCCAAGACCATCGTCATCGAGAAAACTGGGGAGATGTACAAGCAG gAAATCATTACAACCCCTTAA